The nucleotide sequence CGCCTCTTGGTATTGTCCAAGGTCAGCATAAGCATTTCCCAAACTGCCCAGTGCATTGCCTTCGCCGCGCCGATCGCCAATCTCGCGAGCAATCACCAATGCTTGCTCATACAGGGCGATCGCCTCCTGATATTGACCCAAGTTGTTGTACGCATTTCCCAAATTGTTCAGTGCATTACCCTCACCTTGCCGATCGCCGATCTCGCGGGTAACCACCAGAGTTTGCTCATAGAGCACGATCGCTTCTTGGTATTGACTGAGGTTGGCGTAAGCATTTCCCAAACTACCCAGCGCCGCACCCTCGCCTCGCCGATCGCCGATTTCGCGGGCGATGGCTAAGGCTTGCTCATGGTAATCAATGGCGGTGGGCACCTGCCCGGCAATTCTATACAAAAGACCCAAGGCATTGAGTGTATCCCCTTCCTCTTGCCGGCTGCCAATGTCCTGATAGAGTTCCAGCGCCGCCTGCCACGATTCCAGCGCGGCTTGAAACTGGCTGGTGTCGAATTGCTCAAGCCCCTGCTGGTAGAGGCGATCCGCTTCCTCCAGCAGTGCCGCCGCATCCGTCTCGGTCGTCGTCTGGGCACGGACAGTAGCGGGCAATAGGGGCACAGCGGCG is from Candidatus Obscuribacterales bacterium and encodes:
- a CDS encoding tetratricopeptide repeat protein, whose protein sequence is MNAKSLLPLLTALLIAPAAVPLLPATVRAQTTTETDAAALLEEADRLYQQGLEQFDTSQFQAALESWQAALELYQDIGSRQEEGDTLNALGLLYRIAGQVPTAIDYHEQALAIAREIGDRRGEGAALGSLGNAYANLSQYQEAIVLYEQTLVVTREIGDRQGEGNALNNLGNAYNNLGQYQEAIALYEQALVIAREIGDRRGEGNALGSLGNAYADLGQYQEAIALYEQELVIRLEIGDRRGEGAALGSLGNAYANLGQYQEAIALYEQRLVIAREIGDRHGEGNALNNLGNAYNNLGQYQEAIALYEQRLVIAREIGDRRGEAAALGNLGIAYADLGQYQEAIALYEQRLVIAREIGDRQGEGSALGNLGVAYNS